One genomic segment of Hordeum vulgare subsp. vulgare chromosome 2H, MorexV3_pseudomolecules_assembly, whole genome shotgun sequence includes these proteins:
- the LOC123427777 gene encoding protein AE7-like produces TSSAPPHAPPWSSRARPTGPRPSSGVVDWSCRSHQAAPPPGAPPAEHCRGKIVMELINANPVIHEKRERRTRQAPEDIDENATEAIDQLEIFDHIRDIKDPEHPYSLEDLNVVNEDSVEINDELSHVRVTFTPTVEHCSMATIIGLCLRVKLMRSLPPRYKVDIRLTPGSHATEAAVNKQLSDKERVAAALENSNLLDIVEECLSPTLG; encoded by the exons ACCTCCTCTGCCCCGCCTCACGCGCCTCCCTGGAGCAGCCGCGCCCGCCCAACAGGGCCGAGGCCTAGCAGCGGCGTCGTGGATTGGAGTTGCCGCTCCCACCAAGCAGCGCCTCCCCCCGGAGCTCCGCCGGCAG AGCATTGCAGAGGGAAAATAGTAATGGAGTTGATAAATGCTAACCCTGTGATTCATGAGAAAAGAGAGAGGCGCACCCGTCAGGCACCAGAAGACATAGATGAAAATGCAACAGAGGCCATAGACCAGCTTGAGATATTTG ATCATATTAGAGACATAAAGGACCCAGAACATCCATACTCATTGGAAGATCTTAATGTGGTAAATGAAGACTCGGTCGAAATCAATGATGAACTTAGTCATGTCAG GGTTACTTTCACCCCAACAGTGGAGCATTGCAGTATGGCCACTATCATTGGCCTTTGCTTACGTGTGAAGCTGATGCGGAGTCTTCCACCTCGTTACAAG GTGGACATACGGTTGACTCCTGGATCACATGCAACTGAAGCTGCCG TGAACAAGCAACTGAGCGACAAAGAACGTGTGGCGGCCGCGCTGGAGAATTCAAACCTGCTGGACATAGTGGAGGAATGCTTGTCACCGACGCTCGGTTGA
- the LOC123427776 gene encoding UV-B-induced protein At3g17800, chloroplastic encodes MSSAWADAALLLASPSPSCSPLARPRHGRLRKGFPYTSRSKAGFQINHYQARSLKVKAKMESGDGEAQLAPVKFETPSGQLLAQILQSQPHLIPVTVDQQLENLTAEKIAQKEKAAKVPEDLLYKRIAEVKEKERQNTLEEIIYCWILFKFMENDISMTPALSPSGGPVRDISSLPNQEYKLQSIHSQDALEMIQNHLNLIMGEQAAAPLDTVVEISNLNLGKLYAASIMYGYFLKRVDERFQLEKTMKTLPPSLNEKLFTERDIKPNPFMDMESLVRMTPDGEMVDVEEDEETNPNKLRSYVSRLDADTLQRYATIRSKESVSLIEKQTQALFGRPDIKVLDDGSVNAKDGKTVTLTFTELTHLVLEAAGFGAFLWEAESHVESKYHFVNS; translated from the exons ATGTCGTCGGCGTGGGCCGACGCGGCGCTGCTCCTCGCCTCCCCGTCCCCCTCCTGCTCCCCCCTCGCCAGGCCGCGCCACGGCCGCCTCCGCAAG GGCTTTCCTTATACCAGTCGTTCTAAAGCTGGATTCCAAATCAATCATTACCAAGCAAGAAGCTTAAAGGTTAAAGCAAAGATGGAATCTGGTGATGGCGAGGCACAACTCGCTCCTGTTAAATTCGAAACCCCAAGTGGTCAACTTCTGGCGCAGATACTGCAATCGCAGCCTCACCTAATTCCTGTAACAGTCGATCAGCAACTTGAAAACCTGACAGCAGAGAAAATTGCCCAAAAGGAAAAGGCCGCAAAAGTTCCCGAGGACCTCCTTTACAA GCGAATTGCAGAAGTCAAAGAGAAGGAAAGGCAGAATACCCTAGAAGAGATCATCTACTGCTGGATTTTGTTCAAGTTCATGGAAAATGACATATCAATGACACCTGCATTATCACCATCAGGTGGCCCTGTGCGCGACATCTCCTCATTGCCTAACCAGGAGTATAAGCTGCAAAGCATACACTCTCAAGACGCTCTTGAGATGATACAGAACCATCTCAATCTTATCATGGGAGAGCAGGCGGCAGCGCCACTAGATACCGTTGTCGAGATCAGCAACTTAAATCTCGGAAAGCTCTACGCAGCATCCATCATGTATGGTTACTTCCTCAAGAGGGTGGATGAGCGATTCCAACTAGAGAAAACCATGAAGACGCTCCCACCAAGCCTCAACGAAAAACTATTTACAGAGAGAGACATTAAGCCTAATCCATTCATGGACATGGAGTCCCTGGTAAGGATGACACCTGATGGGGAGATGGTTGATGTGGAGGAAGACGAGGAAACAAACCCAAACAAGCTGAGGTCCTACGTCTCGCGGCTGGACGCTGATACGTTGCAGAGATACGCTACCATCAGGTCGAAGGAATCGGTCTCGCTGATAGAGAAGCAAACGCAGGCTCTGTTTGGTCGGCCGGATATCAAAGTGCTGGATGATGGCTCTGTTAATGCTAAAGATGGTAAAACTGTAACGCTTACGTTTACAGAGCTCACACATCTTGTCCTGGAGGCGGCTGGTTTTGGAGCCTTTTTGTGGGAGGCTGAGAGCCATGTAGAATCCAAATACCATTTTGTTAACAGTTGA
- the LOC123427775 gene encoding oligopeptide transporter 4-like, giving the protein MEIESAGCAGDEDDVSPVEQVRLTVPVTDDPSLPVWTFRMWTMGFLSCALLSFLNQFFAYRSEPIVISQISIQVVALPIGHFLARVLPEKKFRVFGRECSLNPGPFNVKEHVLISIFANAGASFGGGNAYAIGIVTIIKAFYKRNISFVTSLLLVITTQVLGYGWAGLMRKYVVEPAHMWWPASLVQVSLMRAMHEKEKRRMTRGKFFLIALICSFAWYTVPGYLFPTLTAVSWVCWVFPKSITMQQIGSGLNGLGIGAFTLDWSTVVSWLGSPLVTPFFATANVLVGYVLLVYIMLPVAYWVLNLYSASRYPLFSNELFDASGQLYNIHNIVNDKFEIDMDAYTKQGRIHLSLFFAVSYGLGFATIAATLSHVTFFYGKEMYQRFRESYKGKMDVHARLMKRYNDIPNWWFYILLAASMAVSMVLCTVFKEEVQLPWWGLLVACAMAFVFTLPISVITATTNTTPGLNIITEYCWGLIMPGKPIANVCFKVYGYMSMNQAVSFLTDFKLGHYMKIPPRSMFLVQFVGTVVASTVNTVVAWWLLTTVPHICEKGQLPEGSPWTCPGDHVFFDASVIWGLVGPRRIFGPLGYYSALNWFFLFGLAGPVVVWLLARALPRHAGWISLINLPVILGATGMMPPASALNYTAWGFVGMVFNFFLFRYRKGWWKRYNYVLSAAMDGGVAIMGVLLYFALTSWGSQLDWWGSRGEYCDLAACPTAKGVMVDGCPVL; this is encoded by the exons ATGGAGATCGAAAGTGCCGGCTGCGCGGGCGACGAGGACGACGTGTCCCCGGTGGAGCAGGTCCGGCTGACCGTCCCGGTGACCGACGACCCGTCACTGCCGGTGTGGACGTTCCGGATGTGGACGATGGGCTTCCTCTCCTGcgcgctcctctccttcctcaacCAGTTCTTCGCCTACCGCTCCGAGCCCATCGTCATAAGCCAGATCTCCATCCAG GTGGTGGCGCTGCCGATCGGGCATTTCCTGGCGCGGGTGCTGCCGGAGAAGAAGTTCAGGGTCTTCGGACGGGAGTGCTCGCTGAACCCGGGGCCCTTCAACGTGAAGGAGCACGTGCTGATCTCCATCTTCGCCAACGCCGGCGCCTCCTTCGGCGGCGGCAACGCCTACGCCATCggcatcgtcaccatcatcaaggcTTTTTACAAGCGCAACATCTCTTTCGTCACCAGCCTGCTCCTCGTCATCACGACCCAG GTGTTGGGGTACGGCTGGGCAGGGCTCATGAGGAAGTACGTGGTGGAGCCTGCGCACATGTGGTGGCCGGCGAGCCTGGTGCAGGTTTCTCTCATGAG GGCGATGCATGAGAAGGAGAAGCGGCGGATGACGCGGGGCAAGTTCTTCCTGATCGCGCTCATCTGCAGCTTCGCGTGGTACACGGTGCCGGGGTACCTGTTCCCGACGTTGACGGCGGTGTCGTGGGTGTGCTGGGTGTTCCCAAAGTCGATCACGATGCAGCAGATCGGGTCCGGCCTGAACGGGCTCGGCATCGGCGCCTTCACCCTCGACTGGTCTACGGTGGTCTCTTGGCTGGGGAGCCCGCTGGTGACGCCCTTCTTCGCCACCGCCAACGTCCTCGTCGGCTACGTTCTGCTCGTCTACATCATGCTGCCCGTCGCCTACTGGGTGCTCAACCTCTACAGCGCCAGCAGGTACCCCCTCTTCTCCAACGAGCTCTTCGACGCCTCCGGCCAGCTCTACAACATCCACAACATCGTCAACGACAAGTTCGAGATCGACATGGACGCCTACACGAAGCAGGGCAGGATACACCTCAGCCTCTTCTTCGCCGTCAGCTACGGCCTCGGCTTCGCCACCATCGCCGCCACCTTGAGCCACGTCACATTCTTCTACGGCAA GGAGATGTACCAGAGGTTCCGGGAGTCTTACAAGGGCAAGATGGACGTGCACGCGAGGCTGATGAAGAGATACAACGACATCCCCAACTGGTGGTTCTACATCCTGCTCGCGGCGTCCATGGCGGTATCCATGGTCCTCTGCACCGTGTTCAAGGAGGAGGTGCAGCTGCCGTGGTGGGGCCTCCTCGTGGCCTGCGCCATGGCCTTCGTCTTCACGCTCCCCATCAGTGTCATCACCGCAACCACAAACACG ACGCCGGGGTTGAATATCATCACGGAGTATTGCTGGGGTCTGATCATGCCGGGGAAGCCGATCGCCAACGTGTGCTTCAAGGTGTACggctacatgagcatgaaccaggcCGTCTCCTTCCTTACCGACTTCAAGCTCGGCCACTACATGAAGATCCCCCCAAGATCCATGTTCCTGGTGCAG TTCGTGGGGacggtggtggcgtcgacggtgaACACGGTGGTGGCGTGGTGGCTGCTGACCACCGTGCCGCACATCTGCGAGAAGGGCCAGCTCCCGGAGGGCAGCCCGTGGACGTGCCCGGGCGACCACGTCTTCTTCGACGCGTCGGTGATCTGGGGCCTCGTCGGCCCACGCCGCATCTTCGGGCCGCTCGGCTACTACTCGGCGCTCAACTGGTTCTTCCTCTTCGGGTTGGCCGGGCCGGTGGTGGTGTGGCTCTTGGCCAGGGCGCTGCCGCGGCACGCCGGCTGGATCAGCCTCATAAACCTGCCCGTCATCCTGGGGGCCACGGGCATGATGCCGCCGGCGTCGGCGCTCAACTACACGGCGTGGGGCTTCGTCGGCAtggtcttcaacttcttcctgttCCGCTACCGCAAGGGGTGGTGGAAGCGGTACAACTACGTGCTGTCGGCGGCCATGGACGGCGGCGTGGCCATCATGGGGGTGCTCCTCTACTTCGCGCTCACCAGCTGGGGCAGCCAGCTCGATTGGTGGGGTTCCAGGGGCGAGTACTGCGACCTCGCCGCCTGCCCCACCGCCAAGGGCGTGATGGTGGACGGATGCCCCGTCCTCTGA